One window of the Pseudarthrobacter sp. ATCC 49987 genome contains the following:
- a CDS encoding endonuclease/exonuclease/phosphatase family protein, which translates to MMFRTRGRGAPRTPAGGAASGWRLMAGLAGAPVVVVSVFRAVPREWPTTVVQLVSFTPWLVLPASASLLFAVLGRRRWMAGAAAGLVAVQLFWLVPLDYARAAPDSGAGTVEGAVEVRAMSLNAKLGKADAAEIVRLVRENGITLLTLQEYTTALEDRLAASGLAELLPNRISAPAGGAAGNAVYSVHQLVAEGKVPDSHFPMPMIRLTAESHGERAVIELTNVHTRAPVGVGLPKWRSDLAALGRLVSRPGNVVLAGDFNASYDHAEFRRLLEGGGRAGVDVGMAQGSRLVPTWPMDDVLLPGITIDHLVTSPSVRSAAYTVHRVTGTDHAAIMATLTVPATG; encoded by the coding sequence ATGATGTTCCGGACCAGGGGCCGCGGCGCCCCGCGTACGCCTGCGGGCGGGGCGGCCTCCGGCTGGCGGCTGATGGCGGGGCTGGCGGGGGCACCCGTCGTGGTGGTCTCCGTCTTCCGTGCCGTGCCGCGGGAATGGCCCACCACCGTGGTCCAGCTGGTTTCCTTCACCCCGTGGCTGGTGCTGCCCGCCAGCGCATCGCTGCTGTTCGCGGTGCTGGGCCGGCGGCGGTGGATGGCGGGCGCGGCAGCGGGTCTCGTGGCCGTTCAGCTCTTCTGGCTGGTGCCGCTGGACTACGCCCGGGCCGCGCCCGATTCCGGCGCAGGAACAGTCGAGGGCGCGGTGGAGGTGCGGGCCATGAGCCTCAATGCCAAACTCGGCAAGGCGGACGCGGCGGAAATTGTCCGGCTGGTGCGCGAGAACGGCATCACGCTGTTGACGCTCCAGGAATACACCACTGCCCTCGAGGACCGGCTGGCCGCTTCCGGCCTGGCCGAACTGCTTCCGAACAGGATCAGCGCTCCTGCGGGCGGCGCCGCCGGGAATGCCGTCTACTCGGTCCACCAGCTGGTGGCCGAAGGCAAAGTACCCGACTCGCATTTTCCCATGCCGATGATCCGGCTCACCGCTGAGTCCCACGGTGAGCGGGCCGTCATCGAACTGACGAACGTCCATACCCGTGCTCCAGTGGGTGTGGGCCTGCCGAAGTGGCGCAGTGACCTCGCGGCACTCGGCCGGCTGGTATCCCGGCCCGGGAATGTGGTGCTGGCCGGTGACTTCAATGCCAGCTATGACCACGCCGAGTTCCGGCGGCTCCTGGAAGGCGGGGGGCGGGCAGGGGTGGACGTGGGGATGGCCCAAGGTTCCCGCCTGGTCCCCACCTGGCCGATGGACGACGTGCTGCTTCCCGGCATCACGATCGACCATCTGGTGACCAGCCCGTCGGTGCGCAGCGCGGCCTACACCGTGCACCGGGTGACCGGAACGGACCATGCCGCCATTATGGCGACGCTGACCGTCCCGGCCACCGGGTAG
- the ileS gene encoding isoleucine--tRNA ligase — MTYYPKASAAPSGAGATTSASNAAGVSASVKFPEIEERILKYWDEDGTFQASIDQRDSDLPGGKPGSNEFVFYDGPPFANGLPHYGHLLTGYAKDLVGRYQTQRGRRVERRFGWDTHGLPAELEAMKQLGMTDKTQIETMGIDKFNDACRASVMKYADEWKSYVTRQARWVDFENDYKTLNVEYMESVLWAFKQLHEKGLTYNGYRVLPYCWKDETPLSNHELRMDDDVYKNRQDQTVTVTFPITAGDSELSRQLAGVQALAWTTTPWTLPTNLALAVGPAITYVVLPAGPHGIKAASADAPVTGSFLLAADLLGAYAKDLGYGDGAEGVAAAEAAVTSRHTGAELEGLTYEPLWDYFHDAEKYGTENAWRFLVADYVTTTDGTGIVHQAPAYGEDDQKVCEEAGIPVVLSVDEGAKFLPLFGHGDLAGIAGLQVFDANKPITQVLRAQGRLVRQASYEHSYPHCWRCRNPLIYRAVSSWYVEVTKFKDRMSELNQEINWIPGNVKDGQFGKWLANARDWSISRNRYWGSPIPVWQSSDPDYPRTDVYGSLAEIEADFGRLPLNNDGQVDLHRPFIDELTRPNPDDPRTPEEGQSVMRRVEDVLDVWFDSGSMPYGQVHYPFQNEEWFDTHNPADFIVEYIGQTRGWFYMLHILSTALFDRPAFRNVISHGIVLGSDGQKMSKSLQNYPDVSEVLDRDGSDAMRWFLMSSPILRGGNLVVTEQGIRDGVRQVILPLWNVYSFFTLYTNASNAVDGTASGYDAKLRYDGYADTLDQYLMANTGDLVRNMTAQLDSYDISGACDELRSYLDMLTNWYVRRSRQRFFDESVDAFDALYTALETVCRVAAPLLPLVSEEIWRGLTGGRSVHLADWPDAKLFPANAGLVEAMNRVQQICSTGSSLRKAANLRVRLPLQELTVVAPGAAALEGFAAVVADELNLRSVRLLDADSASPEEFGIEQKLVVNARAAGPRLGKNVQQAIKGSKSGDWSVDDGGMVTAGGLALEPQEYTLETVVAEAAEGEGSRAAAVLPGGGFVVLNTEVTPELEAEGAARDMVRAIQQARKDAGLNVSDRIHTTVTATQDVVDALLANAELVKTETLTLELETVAADVKEPQVSVAKKVEA, encoded by the coding sequence ATGACTTATTACCCGAAGGCCTCCGCCGCACCGTCCGGCGCAGGCGCCACCACCTCTGCTTCCAACGCCGCAGGCGTATCCGCCTCCGTGAAGTTCCCGGAGATCGAAGAGCGCATCCTCAAGTACTGGGATGAGGACGGCACTTTTCAGGCCAGCATCGACCAGCGCGACTCTGACCTTCCCGGCGGAAAGCCCGGGTCCAATGAATTCGTCTTCTACGACGGCCCGCCCTTCGCCAACGGCCTGCCGCACTACGGCCACCTGCTGACCGGCTATGCCAAGGACCTGGTGGGCCGCTACCAGACCCAGCGCGGCCGCCGCGTCGAGCGCCGCTTCGGCTGGGACACCCACGGGCTGCCCGCCGAGCTGGAAGCCATGAAGCAGCTGGGCATGACGGACAAGACCCAGATCGAGACGATGGGCATCGACAAGTTCAACGACGCCTGCCGCGCCTCCGTCATGAAGTACGCCGACGAGTGGAAGAGCTACGTCACCCGCCAGGCCCGCTGGGTGGACTTCGAGAACGACTACAAGACGCTCAACGTCGAGTACATGGAATCCGTGCTCTGGGCCTTCAAGCAGCTGCACGAAAAGGGCCTCACCTACAACGGTTACCGGGTGCTGCCGTACTGCTGGAAGGACGAGACGCCGCTGTCCAACCATGAACTGCGCATGGACGACGACGTCTACAAGAACCGCCAGGACCAGACCGTCACGGTCACCTTCCCCATCACGGCGGGGGACTCGGAGCTGTCCAGGCAGCTCGCCGGGGTACAGGCGCTCGCCTGGACCACCACACCCTGGACGCTGCCCACCAACCTGGCGCTCGCCGTCGGGCCCGCCATCACCTACGTCGTCCTGCCGGCCGGACCGCACGGGATCAAGGCCGCCTCGGCCGACGCGCCCGTCACGGGCAGCTTCCTGCTCGCCGCGGACCTCCTGGGCGCCTACGCCAAGGACCTCGGCTACGGCGACGGCGCCGAGGGCGTGGCGGCTGCCGAAGCCGCCGTCACCTCCCGGCACACCGGCGCCGAGCTAGAAGGACTGACGTACGAGCCGCTCTGGGACTACTTCCACGACGCCGAAAAGTACGGCACCGAGAACGCGTGGCGCTTCCTGGTCGCCGACTACGTCACCACCACCGACGGCACCGGCATCGTCCACCAGGCCCCGGCCTACGGTGAAGACGACCAGAAGGTCTGTGAAGAGGCCGGCATTCCCGTGGTCCTCTCGGTGGATGAGGGCGCGAAGTTCCTGCCGCTGTTCGGCCACGGCGACCTCGCCGGGATCGCCGGACTGCAGGTGTTCGATGCCAACAAGCCGATCACCCAGGTGCTCCGCGCGCAGGGCCGCCTGGTCCGCCAGGCCAGCTACGAGCACAGCTACCCGCACTGCTGGCGCTGCCGCAACCCGCTGATCTACCGCGCCGTGTCCTCCTGGTACGTCGAGGTCACCAAGTTCAAGGACCGCATGTCCGAACTCAACCAGGAGATCAACTGGATCCCGGGCAACGTCAAGGACGGCCAGTTCGGCAAGTGGCTCGCCAACGCCCGCGACTGGTCCATCAGCCGCAACCGCTACTGGGGCAGCCCCATCCCGGTCTGGCAGTCCAGCGACCCGGACTACCCGCGCACCGACGTCTACGGCTCGCTCGCCGAAATCGAAGCCGACTTCGGCCGGCTGCCGCTGAACAACGACGGCCAGGTGGACCTGCACCGGCCGTTCATCGACGAGCTGACGCGCCCGAATCCGGACGACCCCCGCACCCCGGAAGAGGGCCAGTCCGTCATGCGCCGCGTCGAGGACGTGCTGGACGTGTGGTTCGATTCCGGCTCGATGCCGTACGGCCAGGTCCACTACCCGTTCCAGAACGAGGAGTGGTTCGATACCCACAACCCGGCGGACTTCATCGTCGAGTACATCGGCCAGACCCGCGGCTGGTTCTACATGCTGCACATCCTCTCCACCGCGCTGTTCGACCGGCCGGCCTTCCGCAACGTCATCAGCCACGGCATCGTGCTGGGCTCCGATGGGCAGAAGATGTCCAAGAGCCTGCAGAACTACCCGGATGTTTCCGAGGTCCTGGACCGCGACGGCTCCGACGCGATGCGCTGGTTCCTGATGTCCAGCCCGATCCTGCGCGGCGGCAACCTCGTGGTTACCGAACAGGGCATCCGCGACGGCGTCCGCCAGGTCATCCTGCCGCTCTGGAACGTGTACAGCTTCTTCACGCTGTACACGAACGCATCGAACGCAGTGGATGGAACAGCGTCCGGGTATGACGCGAAGCTCCGCTACGACGGCTACGCCGACACCCTGGACCAGTACCTCATGGCCAACACCGGGGACCTCGTCCGGAACATGACCGCGCAGCTGGACAGCTACGACATCTCCGGCGCCTGCGACGAACTGCGCAGCTACCTGGACATGCTCACCAACTGGTACGTCCGCCGCAGCCGGCAGCGTTTCTTCGACGAGAGCGTTGATGCCTTCGACGCGCTCTACACCGCGCTGGAGACGGTCTGCCGGGTCGCGGCCCCGCTGCTGCCGCTGGTCTCCGAGGAGATCTGGCGCGGTCTGACCGGAGGGCGCTCCGTGCACCTGGCCGACTGGCCGGACGCGAAACTGTTCCCGGCCAACGCCGGGCTGGTCGAGGCCATGAACCGCGTCCAGCAGATCTGCTCGACCGGTTCCTCGTTGCGCAAGGCCGCCAACCTGCGGGTGCGCCTGCCGCTGCAGGAACTTACCGTTGTGGCACCCGGCGCGGCTGCGCTGGAAGGCTTCGCCGCCGTCGTCGCCGATGAACTGAACCTGCGGTCCGTCCGCCTGCTCGACGCCGACAGCGCCTCCCCGGAGGAGTTCGGCATTGAGCAGAAGCTCGTGGTCAACGCCCGGGCCGCCGGACCGCGGCTTGGCAAGAACGTCCAGCAGGCCATCAAGGGCTCCAAGTCCGGCGACTGGTCCGTGGACGATGGAGGTATGGTCACCGCCGGCGGGCTCGCGCTCGAGCCGCAGGAATACACCCTGGAAACCGTCGTGGCGGAGGCTGCGGAAGGCGAGGGATCGCGCGCGGCGGCAGTCCTGCCGGGCGGCGGCTTCGTGGTCCTCAACACCGAGGTCACTCCTGAGCTCGAAGCCGAAGGTGCGGCCCGCGACATGGTCCGCGCCATCCAGCAGGCCCGCAAGGACGCCGGACTCAACGTCAGCGACCGGATCCACACCACGGTCACCGCGACGCAGGACGTCGTCGATGCCCTGCTGGCCAACGCCGAACTCGTCAAGACCGAAACCCTGACCCTCGAGCTGGAAACTGTTGCGGCCGACGTCAAGGAACCCCAGGTCAGTGTTGCCAAGAAAGTTGAGGCATAG
- a CDS encoding bifunctional folylpolyglutamate synthase/dihydrofolate synthase, whose amino-acid sequence MTDEFSVESVYAELLGRAPENKMEPRLAPLHRAMDILGEPNKAFPIIHVTGTNGKTSTARMIEAGLRAHGLSTGRYTSPHLSKVTERISIDGAPVPDETFVRIWDEIRPYLAIVDSELENEGQPRLTYFECLTILGFAIFADQPVNVAVIEVGLGGITDATNVGDGQVFVVTPISLDHTDLLGDTTEEIAYEKAGIIKPGGFLVSAAQPRDAAQVLLEKAKETNVPFRFEGVEFGVESRTVAVGGQVVTIQGIAGRYEDLLVPLHGAHQAENAAVAIAALEAFFGAEKPLDAELVQEAFASVTSPGRLEVVRTAPTIIVDAAHNPEGIRVSAEAIHEAFSFTKLVVVVGVLREKDAEEILRQLKESLGALAAEYCFTQSNSPRAVPAEDLAELALDLGFGEDNIHVAEKLDDALEWAVERAEANDDLAGGVLVTGSITLVAEARILLGKADA is encoded by the coding sequence ATGACCGACGAATTCTCCGTAGAAAGTGTCTACGCCGAGCTGCTGGGCCGGGCGCCGGAAAACAAGATGGAGCCCCGGCTCGCCCCGCTGCACCGCGCGATGGACATCCTGGGGGAGCCGAACAAGGCGTTCCCGATCATCCACGTCACCGGCACCAACGGGAAGACTTCGACGGCCCGCATGATCGAGGCCGGGCTCCGCGCCCACGGGCTGAGCACCGGGCGCTACACGAGCCCGCACCTGTCCAAGGTCACCGAGCGGATCAGCATCGACGGCGCCCCGGTGCCGGATGAGACCTTCGTCCGGATCTGGGACGAGATCCGGCCGTACCTGGCCATCGTGGACAGCGAGCTCGAGAACGAGGGCCAGCCCCGGCTGACCTACTTCGAGTGCCTCACCATCCTGGGCTTTGCGATCTTCGCGGACCAGCCGGTCAACGTCGCCGTCATTGAGGTGGGCCTGGGCGGGATCACCGATGCGACCAACGTCGGCGACGGCCAGGTCTTTGTGGTCACCCCGATCTCGCTGGACCACACGGACCTCCTGGGCGACACCACCGAGGAGATCGCGTACGAAAAGGCCGGCATCATCAAGCCCGGCGGCTTCCTGGTCAGCGCCGCGCAGCCCCGGGACGCAGCCCAGGTCCTGCTGGAAAAGGCCAAGGAAACGAACGTCCCGTTCCGCTTCGAAGGCGTCGAGTTCGGCGTCGAATCCCGCACCGTCGCCGTCGGCGGCCAAGTGGTGACCATCCAGGGCATCGCGGGCCGCTACGAGGACCTCCTTGTCCCGCTGCACGGTGCACACCAGGCCGAGAACGCCGCCGTCGCGATCGCCGCGCTGGAGGCCTTCTTCGGCGCTGAGAAGCCGCTCGACGCCGAGCTGGTGCAGGAGGCCTTCGCCTCGGTCACCTCGCCCGGCCGCCTCGAAGTGGTGCGCACCGCGCCGACCATCATCGTGGATGCCGCGCACAACCCCGAAGGCATCCGGGTCTCCGCCGAGGCCATCCACGAGGCGTTCAGCTTCACCAAGCTGGTGGTGGTGGTCGGTGTCCTGCGGGAAAAGGACGCCGAGGAAATCCTCCGCCAGCTCAAGGAATCCCTCGGCGCCCTGGCCGCCGAGTACTGCTTCACCCAGTCCAATTCGCCCCGTGCCGTGCCAGCCGAGGACCTCGCGGAACTCGCGCTGGACCTGGGGTTCGGCGAGGACAACATCCACGTGGCCGAGAAGCTCGACGACGCCCTCGAATGGGCCGTGGAACGTGCCGAAGCCAACGACGACCTCGCCGGCGGCGTCCTCGTCACCGGCTCCATCACGCTCGTCGCGGAAGCCCGGATCCTGCTCGGAAAGGCGGACGCCTAG
- a CDS encoding DUF4233 domain-containing protein, producing the protein MAKLTKAQREWRPGMPKKRRSTKVMFASTVLLLESFVVLFGTLTVFGLRRDEFPPVLIFSVGIALCLVYAFTCAVLSKPWGVALGWILQIVLILTGILEPAMFLVGGLFAVAWWYGIRTGIRIDREAAQRERDQAAWDAAHPGAPSN; encoded by the coding sequence ATGGCGAAACTCACCAAGGCCCAGCGCGAATGGCGGCCGGGCATGCCCAAGAAACGCCGCTCCACCAAGGTCATGTTTGCCTCCACGGTGCTGCTCCTGGAGTCCTTCGTGGTGCTCTTCGGAACCCTCACGGTGTTCGGACTCCGGCGGGACGAGTTCCCTCCGGTGCTGATCTTCTCCGTCGGGATCGCACTGTGCCTCGTGTATGCCTTCACGTGCGCGGTCCTGTCGAAGCCGTGGGGCGTGGCGCTGGGCTGGATCCTGCAGATCGTGCTGATCCTGACCGGCATCCTGGAACCGGCGATGTTCCTGGTCGGCGGGCTCTTCGCGGTGGCCTGGTGGTACGGCATCCGCACCGGCATCCGGATTGACCGCGAGGCCGCCCAGCGGGAACGCGACCAGGCCGCCTGGGACGCCGCCCACCCCGGCGCCCCAAGCAACTAG
- the ndk gene encoding nucleoside-diphosphate kinase: MSIERTLVLIKPDGVTRNLTGSIIARIEAKGYTLAELKKVDASRELLEQHYEEHIGKPFYEPLVEFMLSGPVVAAIFEGHRVIEGFRSLAGTTDPTTAAPGTIRGDFGRDWGLKVQQNLVHGSDSAESAEREIKIWF, encoded by the coding sequence GTGAGCATTGAGCGCACCCTCGTCCTGATCAAGCCCGACGGCGTCACCCGCAACCTGACCGGCAGCATCATCGCCCGCATCGAAGCCAAGGGCTACACCCTGGCCGAGCTCAAGAAGGTTGACGCAAGCCGCGAACTGCTCGAGCAGCACTACGAGGAGCACATCGGCAAGCCATTCTACGAGCCGCTCGTCGAATTCATGCTCAGCGGCCCGGTCGTCGCGGCGATCTTCGAGGGCCACCGCGTCATCGAGGGCTTCCGCTCGCTCGCCGGCACCACGGACCCGACGACGGCGGCCCCGGGCACCATCCGCGGCGACTTCGGCCGCGACTGGGGCCTGAAGGTGCAGCAGAACCTGGTCCACGGCTCCGACTCGGCGGAATCCGCGGAGCGCGAGATCAAGATCTGGTTCTAG
- a CDS encoding vitamin K epoxide reductase family protein gives MPSISSATGEAAAQQHSSSPSAADRPLPPMTRDRPFAWLMLITGVVGWLASGALVLEKLEVLKDPSHVTVCDVNPWISCGQVMQTWQGSVFGFPNMLMGIVAFAVIITTAMGILAGATFARWYWLGLQAGVTLGFAFVVWLWSQALYSIHILCPFCMIVWAAMIPLFVWVTVRNVTHGVIRLPAGPTRILGDSGWIITALLYVAVIATIFFAFIQVFIGTSGY, from the coding sequence ATGCCCAGCATCTCCAGTGCCACCGGCGAGGCAGCCGCGCAGCAGCACAGCTCCAGCCCATCCGCCGCCGACCGGCCGCTGCCCCCGATGACCCGCGACCGCCCGTTCGCGTGGCTCATGCTGATCACCGGCGTCGTCGGCTGGCTGGCCTCCGGGGCCCTGGTGCTGGAAAAGCTTGAGGTCCTCAAGGATCCCAGCCACGTGACGGTGTGCGACGTGAACCCGTGGATCTCCTGCGGGCAGGTCATGCAGACCTGGCAGGGCTCGGTGTTCGGCTTCCCCAACATGTTGATGGGCATCGTGGCGTTCGCGGTCATCATCACCACGGCCATGGGCATCCTCGCGGGAGCCACGTTTGCCCGCTGGTACTGGCTGGGCCTGCAGGCCGGCGTGACCCTGGGCTTCGCGTTCGTGGTCTGGCTCTGGTCACAGGCGCTGTACTCCATCCACATCCTCTGCCCGTTCTGCATGATCGTCTGGGCCGCGATGATTCCGCTGTTCGTCTGGGTCACCGTCCGCAATGTGACGCACGGCGTGATCCGGCTGCCGGCCGGGCCGACCAGGATCCTGGGCGACTCCGGCTGGATCATCACGGCCCTGCTTTACGTCGCCGTGATCGCCACCATCTTCTTCGCGTTCATCCAGGTCTTCATCGGGACCTCCGGCTACTAG
- a CDS encoding Rne/Rng family ribonuclease, which produces MDNDQVVTGNEDALVTNAEAEASAVATPPKRPVRTRRKALPKTGTAADTAADTAVPAVEAEAPADEAKAKAPVRRSRARKVAEPAEPLPAFADEAPAEPAAAETPAAQTPAAEAADVPVEKPVRRRASRAKAAAPVAEAPVAEAPAEEEAVVAPGSADTAADTAAAPAAAETATAETPAEAPSASSLFLEPGAVTSMIFQAPDLTAVVRPAPAAAAVAEADEEEGEEGEGEDAGSRRRRRSRGRRGRSTRGSDSEPGAESDSDDAGEQAEEGSEEQLEDGVTSRRRRRRRRGDQDLELTGGGDDDPPNTVTRVRAPRAATEAPVNNRVTSLKGSTRLEAKKQRRRESRDTGRRRTVITEAEFLARRESVDRQMIVRQRDDRIQIGVLEDGVLAEHFVSKTQQDSLIGNVYLGKVQNVLPSMEAAFVDIGRGRNAVLYAGEVNWESVNLEGKQRRIENALKSGDSVLVQVTKDPVGHKGARLTSQISLPGRYLVYVPGGSMTGISRKLPDVERNRLKRILKDRLPEDAGVIVRTAAEGASEEELTHDINRLRAQWEGIEGQSTSTKILAPELLYGEPDLTIKVVRDVFNEDFSKLIVSGEEAWDTIEAYVTYVAPDLVGRLEKWTKDTDIFAAWRIDEQIHKALDRKVFLPSGGSLVIDRTEAMTVVDVNTGKFTGSGGNLEETVTKNNLEAAEEVVRQLRLRDIGGIIVIDFIDMVLESNRDLVLRRMVECLGRDRTKHQVAEVTSLGLVQMTRKRMGTGLLEVFGEQCEACAGRGIVTHDEPVEHRRANVVAAEHHVPRTEQHQPAARTERKSRRRGRGGQGTDEQTAPAAVHAEPTEAERHAKAEATRAALANIAAAAHAAHLHDGESAAAADAGARQAAVEAAVELAATEEAAGRPAAVLTFGGEQVALPFVEHADESTAPALTLDLLTEAFAHLGEAEAAPAAQEPAAKAPAAKAPAARTAAAAPARTGGTGPGRAQAPGSQTEAETEAGTSRARRGRRNRSASRAQGAANETSVEQRRETPQASAVSVHEAKVPAATTPAAKPAANEPIILGVGVPASEL; this is translated from the coding sequence ATGGATAATGACCAGGTTGTAACAGGCAACGAAGACGCGCTTGTCACGAACGCAGAAGCCGAAGCATCAGCTGTAGCCACGCCGCCGAAGCGGCCCGTCCGGACCCGCCGCAAGGCCCTTCCCAAAACTGGGACCGCAGCCGACACTGCGGCGGATACAGCAGTCCCCGCCGTCGAGGCGGAGGCCCCGGCCGACGAAGCCAAGGCCAAAGCACCCGTCCGCCGCTCCCGCGCCCGCAAGGTCGCTGAACCGGCCGAACCCCTTCCGGCCTTCGCTGACGAAGCCCCGGCCGAGCCCGCAGCCGCTGAAACCCCGGCAGCCCAAACCCCGGCCGCCGAGGCCGCTGACGTACCGGTTGAGAAGCCTGTCCGGCGCCGGGCCAGCCGTGCCAAAGCCGCAGCCCCCGTTGCGGAAGCGCCGGTAGCAGAGGCCCCGGCAGAGGAAGAAGCCGTGGTGGCCCCCGGCTCCGCGGACACAGCCGCGGACACAGCAGCCGCCCCCGCCGCAGCCGAGACGGCCACCGCCGAGACGCCCGCCGAAGCACCCTCCGCCTCCTCGCTTTTCCTGGAGCCGGGAGCAGTCACCTCGATGATCTTCCAGGCACCCGACCTGACCGCCGTCGTGCGACCGGCCCCAGCTGCCGCCGCAGTGGCGGAAGCTGACGAAGAAGAGGGCGAAGAAGGCGAGGGCGAAGACGCCGGAAGCCGCCGTCGCCGCCGCAGCCGCGGCCGCCGCGGACGCAGCACCCGCGGATCCGACAGCGAGCCGGGCGCCGAAAGCGACTCCGACGATGCCGGAGAACAAGCGGAAGAAGGCTCTGAGGAGCAGCTCGAAGACGGCGTGACCTCGCGCCGCCGCCGTCGGCGCCGCCGTGGCGACCAGGACCTGGAACTGACCGGCGGGGGAGACGACGACCCGCCCAACACGGTGACGCGCGTCCGCGCCCCCCGTGCGGCCACCGAGGCCCCGGTGAACAACCGTGTCACATCCCTCAAGGGCTCCACCCGGCTCGAGGCGAAGAAACAGCGCCGCCGCGAATCCCGCGACACCGGCCGCCGCCGCACCGTCATCACCGAGGCCGAGTTCCTGGCCCGGCGCGAGTCCGTGGACCGCCAGATGATCGTCCGCCAGCGCGACGACAGAATCCAGATCGGCGTCCTCGAGGACGGCGTGCTGGCCGAGCACTTTGTCTCGAAGACCCAGCAGGATTCCCTGATCGGCAACGTCTACCTGGGCAAGGTCCAGAATGTCCTGCCGTCGATGGAAGCCGCCTTCGTCGACATCGGACGCGGCCGCAACGCCGTGCTCTACGCCGGTGAAGTCAACTGGGAATCCGTCAACCTCGAGGGCAAGCAGCGCCGGATCGAAAACGCGCTGAAGTCCGGTGACTCCGTACTGGTCCAGGTCACCAAGGACCCGGTCGGCCACAAGGGCGCCCGCCTCACGAGCCAGATCTCGCTGCCCGGCCGCTACCTCGTGTACGTACCCGGCGGTTCCATGACCGGAATCTCCCGCAAGCTGCCCGACGTCGAACGCAACCGCCTCAAGCGGATCCTCAAGGACCGCCTTCCGGAAGATGCGGGCGTCATTGTCCGCACCGCCGCCGAGGGCGCGTCCGAGGAAGAGCTCACGCACGACATCAACCGCCTCCGCGCCCAGTGGGAAGGCATCGAAGGCCAGTCGACCTCGACCAAGATCCTCGCCCCCGAGCTGCTCTACGGCGAACCGGACCTGACCATCAAGGTGGTCCGCGACGTCTTCAACGAGGACTTCTCCAAGCTGATCGTCTCCGGCGAGGAAGCGTGGGACACCATCGAGGCCTACGTCACCTACGTGGCACCGGACCTCGTGGGCCGGCTGGAAAAGTGGACCAAGGACACCGACATCTTCGCGGCCTGGCGCATCGACGAGCAGATCCACAAGGCCCTGGACCGCAAAGTCTTCCTGCCTTCCGGCGGCTCCCTCGTGATCGACCGCACCGAAGCCATGACCGTGGTGGACGTCAACACCGGCAAGTTCACCGGCAGCGGCGGCAACCTTGAGGAAACCGTCACCAAGAACAACCTGGAAGCGGCCGAGGAAGTCGTCCGGCAGCTCCGGCTCCGCGACATCGGCGGCATCATCGTGATCGACTTCATCGACATGGTGCTCGAATCCAACCGCGACCTCGTCCTGCGCCGCATGGTGGAGTGCCTGGGCCGGGACCGGACCAAGCACCAGGTGGCGGAGGTGACCTCGCTGGGCCTCGTGCAGATGACCCGCAAGCGGATGGGCACCGGGCTGCTGGAAGTCTTCGGCGAACAGTGCGAAGCCTGCGCCGGCCGCGGCATCGTCACCCACGACGAGCCGGTGGAGCACCGCCGCGCCAACGTGGTTGCCGCCGAGCACCACGTCCCCCGGACCGAGCAGCACCAGCCTGCTGCACGGACCGAACGCAAGAGCCGCCGCCGCGGCCGGGGCGGCCAGGGCACGGACGAACAGACCGCACCGGCAGCAGTGCACGCCGAGCCCACCGAGGCCGAGCGCCACGCCAAGGCTGAGGCAACCCGCGCGGCGCTGGCGAACATCGCCGCGGCGGCACACGCTGCACACCTGCACGACGGCGAATCAGCCGCCGCTGCCGATGCCGGGGCCCGCCAGGCAGCTGTCGAGGCGGCCGTCGAGCTGGCCGCGACGGAGGAAGCAGCCGGACGTCCCGCCGCTGTGCTGACGTTCGGCGGCGAGCAGGTCGCCCTGCCGTTCGTGGAGCACGCCGACGAGTCGACTGCACCCGCGCTGACCCTGGACCTGCTGACCGAGGCCTTCGCCCACCTGGGTGAAGCCGAGGCAGCCCCGGCAGCGCAGGAACCGGCAGCCAAGGCTCCCGCCGCGAAAGCGCCGGCAGCCCGGACCGCTGCGGCAGCTCCGGCCCGCACGGGCGGAACCGGTCCGGGACGCGCCCAGGCACCGGGTTCCCAGACCGAGGCGGAAACCGAGGCCGGCACCTCCCGCGCCCGCCGCGGACGCCGCAACCGCAGCGCCAGCCGCGCCCAGGGTGCAGCCAATGAGACCTCGGTGGAACAGCGCCGGGAAACTCCGCAGGCGTCAGCCGTCTCGGTGCACGAGGCCAAGGTCCCGGCCGCAACCACACCGGCGGCCAAGCCTGCCGCGAACGAGCCGATCATCCTCGGCGTCGGCGTCCCGGCCTCGGAGCTCTAG